Proteins co-encoded in one Streptomyces sp. JH34 genomic window:
- the rfbC gene encoding dTDP-4-dehydrorhamnose 3,5-epimerase, whose protein sequence is MRRLAIDGAWEIDLRPHHDERGTFVEWYSGDEVSAALGAPMPVALAAVSISRKDVVRGVHFVETPPGQARYVTCVAGEVRDFVVDVREGSPTFGRWDSVRLGPGQWRAVHLAEGLGHAFTALTDRATVLYLCSAPYRPGRERTVHPLDPELALPWPAGAERSLSARDREAPTLAEARRRGLLPAWSATPPRSTAATPAGSPPRPAPPTA, encoded by the coding sequence ATGCGCCGGTTAGCCATCGACGGCGCGTGGGAGATCGACCTCCGCCCGCACCACGACGAACGCGGCACCTTCGTCGAGTGGTACTCCGGCGACGAGGTCTCGGCGGCCCTCGGGGCGCCGATGCCCGTGGCTCTGGCCGCCGTGTCGATCTCCCGTAAGGACGTGGTCCGCGGTGTCCACTTCGTCGAGACGCCTCCGGGCCAGGCCCGCTACGTCACATGTGTGGCGGGTGAGGTGCGGGACTTCGTGGTGGACGTGCGCGAGGGCTCGCCCACCTTCGGCCGGTGGGACTCGGTGCGGCTCGGGCCCGGCCAATGGCGGGCCGTCCACCTCGCCGAGGGGCTGGGGCACGCCTTCACGGCCCTCACCGACCGCGCCACCGTGCTCTACCTCTGCTCCGCCCCCTACCGGCCCGGACGCGAACGGACGGTCCACCCGCTCGACCCGGAGCTGGCCCTGCCCTGGCCGGCCGGTGCGGAGCGGTCGCTCTCCGCACGGGACCGGGAGGCCCCGACGCTCGCGGAGGCCCGGCGCCGCGGACTGCTCCCTGCCTGGTCCGCCACCCCGCCCCGGTCCACCGCGGCCACACCTGCCGGCTCGCCGCCCCGGCCCGCGCCGCCTACCGCCTGA
- a CDS encoding nucleotide disphospho-sugar-binding domain-containing protein has product MRVLLTSAPMYGHILQLVPLSWALRAAGHEVLLTVPEGSVQVALAAGLPAVGNAEPVVMSEMIGRQRDGTPVPWPASPEAKVRRSGRGFGRLAVRVLEGTSRIAERWRPDLVVSEPTEYAGRMVSARIGVPWVEHGWGLHPSPLYAEAAAAELEPELAAWHLPALPEPRLVLDVCPPRMQRPDPRAVPVRRMRYVPYNGSAPVPSWALRPADRPRVCVTLGSVTAAGAPGLWAEVLTAMGRMDADVVLATDPAQDLGPLPPTVRAVDRLPLTHVLPSCDLVVHHGGPGTTMTSLVHGLPQLVLAPLASDMATYGRRVAESGAGSTLPASGATAARIETECRRLLGDPRHRSGARALAEDIARQPSPARTVPSLVRVAHGAAPAAPEPDGEVQRCAG; this is encoded by the coding sequence ATGAGGGTTTTGCTGACCAGCGCACCTATGTACGGGCACATCCTGCAACTCGTCCCGCTTTCCTGGGCGTTGAGGGCGGCGGGACACGAGGTGCTGCTCACCGTGCCCGAGGGATCCGTTCAGGTGGCGCTCGCGGCGGGCCTGCCCGCCGTGGGGAACGCCGAACCGGTGGTGATGAGCGAGATGATCGGACGGCAGCGGGACGGCACCCCTGTCCCGTGGCCGGCCTCACCCGAGGCGAAGGTGCGCCGCAGCGGACGCGGATTCGGCAGGCTGGCCGTGCGCGTCCTCGAGGGCACCTCGCGGATCGCCGAGCGGTGGCGGCCGGACCTGGTGGTCAGTGAGCCCACCGAGTACGCGGGCCGGATGGTCTCCGCCCGAATCGGCGTGCCCTGGGTGGAGCACGGCTGGGGTCTGCACCCTTCCCCGCTCTACGCCGAGGCCGCCGCCGCGGAGCTGGAGCCCGAACTGGCCGCTTGGCACCTGCCGGCGCTGCCCGAGCCCCGGCTCGTCCTCGACGTCTGCCCGCCGCGCATGCAGCGTCCGGACCCGAGGGCCGTGCCCGTCCGGCGTATGCGGTACGTGCCGTACAACGGCTCGGCGCCCGTACCGTCCTGGGCACTGCGGCCGGCTGACCGGCCACGGGTGTGCGTCACGCTGGGCAGCGTGACGGCCGCCGGGGCGCCGGGGCTGTGGGCCGAAGTCCTGACCGCGATGGGCCGGATGGACGCCGACGTGGTGCTCGCGACGGACCCCGCCCAGGACCTCGGTCCTCTGCCGCCGACGGTACGTGCCGTCGACCGGCTGCCTCTGACCCATGTGCTGCCGTCCTGCGACCTGGTCGTGCACCACGGCGGCCCCGGAACGACCATGACGTCACTCGTCCACGGCCTGCCGCAACTCGTCCTGGCGCCACTCGCGTCGGACATGGCCACGTACGGCCGACGGGTCGCCGAGTCCGGCGCGGGAAGCACGCTGCCCGCGTCCGGGGCCACCGCCGCCCGGATCGAGACGGAGTGCCGGCGGTTGCTGGGGGACCCCCGCCACCGGTCCGGCGCCCGCGCCCTTGCCGAGGACATCGCCCGGCAGCCGTCCCCGGCCCGCACGGTCCCCTCCCTCGTGCGCGTCGCACACGGCGCGGCGCCGGCCGCCCCCGAGCCGGACGGCGAGGTGCAGCGATGCGCCGGTTAG
- a CDS encoding acyltransferase: MSSPAVGNAATPNAVVTHLVSLTGLRGILALMVFGTHFFLAFVMAGGSMDSSFVQEVFHVLFSRSGGTAVSCFFLLSGFVLTYIARPGDSTRSFYRRRVAKVYPVHLISTAIAFALVSVRYEVPGVEVTLSHLFLVQSWVPSQWYYLTMTGLDWSLSCEAFFYLCFPVLLLVLTRARTWMLYAVSACAVFLVFFLPYVVGHTFAILSPDPVEMVPTAGYGGPIGYWFAYVFPPMRMAEFVIGISLAVLVRRGAWRGPGVAVCLVLCAIGWGVNLHLDSYLPLAAGMLIPFALLIPALSTADINSTWSPLRWKPLVWFGEISLSFYVSHLLVQEELFSRLWNLGMRAGLLPAPLPVLSWWVGVLSFLAQFALAVLAAWLLYRLVELPLVRKLRPKDVPPVPVTSTESAAPPAHQAGAAHMAEK, translated from the coding sequence ATGAGTTCCCCAGCTGTCGGAAATGCGGCGACACCAAATGCAGTGGTCACACATCTCGTGTCCCTCACGGGACTGCGTGGAATTCTCGCATTGATGGTGTTCGGCACGCATTTCTTTCTCGCGTTCGTCATGGCGGGCGGGTCGATGGACTCGTCGTTCGTGCAGGAGGTCTTCCACGTGCTGTTCTCCCGGTCCGGGGGAACGGCGGTCTCCTGCTTCTTCCTGCTCAGCGGGTTCGTCCTGACCTACATCGCACGGCCCGGTGACAGCACCCGCTCCTTCTACCGGCGTCGGGTCGCGAAGGTCTACCCGGTCCACCTGATCAGCACCGCCATCGCGTTCGCCCTGGTCTCGGTGCGGTACGAGGTGCCCGGCGTGGAGGTCACGCTGTCCCATCTGTTCTTGGTGCAGAGCTGGGTCCCGAGCCAGTGGTACTACCTCACGATGACGGGCCTCGACTGGTCGCTGAGCTGTGAGGCGTTCTTCTACCTGTGCTTCCCCGTACTGCTCCTGGTGCTGACCAGGGCCAGGACCTGGATGCTCTACGCGGTGTCCGCGTGCGCGGTGTTCCTGGTCTTCTTCCTCCCGTACGTCGTCGGACACACCTTCGCGATCCTCTCGCCCGATCCGGTGGAGATGGTGCCGACCGCCGGCTACGGCGGGCCGATCGGCTACTGGTTCGCCTATGTCTTCCCGCCGATGCGCATGGCCGAGTTCGTCATCGGGATCTCCCTGGCCGTACTGGTGCGCAGGGGCGCGTGGCGCGGGCCGGGTGTCGCGGTCTGCCTGGTGCTGTGCGCGATCGGCTGGGGGGTCAATCTCCACCTCGACAGCTATCTGCCGCTCGCGGCGGGCATGCTCATCCCCTTCGCCCTGCTCATCCCCGCGCTCAGCACCGCCGACATCAACTCCACCTGGTCGCCGCTCCGCTGGAAACCGCTGGTGTGGTTCGGCGAGATATCCCTGTCCTTCTACGTCAGTCATCTGCTGGTCCAGGAGGAGCTGTTCAGCCGGCTGTGGAACCTCGGCATGCGGGCAGGTCTGCTGCCCGCGCCACTGCCCGTCCTGTCCTGGTGGGTGGGCGTGCTGTCGTTCCTCGCCCAGTTCGCGCTGGCGGTACTGGCCGCCTGGCTGCTCTACCGGCTGGTGGAGCTGCCGCTGGTGCGCAAACTGCGGCCGAAGGACGTCCCCCCGGTTCCGGTGACCTCGACGGAGTCCGCGGCCCCTCCCGCACATCAGGCCGGTGCGGCGCACATGGCGGAGAAGTGA
- a CDS encoding aromatase/cyclase, producing MSQPHLVRHRVTVRAAAPLCFDLMADLDHWPQHFGPAVHAEVLESDAGHGDLIRRWALTGGTDVHVWDARRRLDREGLRIVFDQLEPQAPLTNMRAMWSFEADGEGTTTVGVTHEFTVTGDDPEAVRRTTDDVNARTPGQLDSLRDLAERWDEVEPLVISFEDPLFIGGRLEDVYEFLYAAAEWPERVPHVEKLEMTEDTPGIQFFDMHTHTPDGRDHTTRSVRVCLPSHKIVYKQISLPALLDGHTGHWVFTETPEGVIAYARHTATIKPSALPLLGEGTTVADARKYLRRVLSTNSLQTLRYAQQFAEERVHAAHA from the coding sequence ATGTCTCAGCCGCACCTCGTCCGGCACCGCGTCACCGTCCGGGCAGCCGCTCCGCTCTGCTTCGACCTGATGGCCGACCTCGACCACTGGCCCCAGCACTTCGGTCCCGCCGTGCACGCCGAGGTCCTGGAGTCCGACGCCGGCCACGGCGACCTGATCCGTCGTTGGGCGCTGACCGGCGGAACCGACGTGCACGTCTGGGACGCCCGCCGCCGGCTCGACCGCGAAGGGCTGCGCATCGTCTTCGACCAGTTGGAGCCGCAGGCACCCCTGACGAACATGCGCGCGATGTGGAGCTTCGAGGCCGACGGCGAGGGAACCACGACCGTGGGTGTCACCCATGAGTTCACCGTCACCGGGGACGATCCCGAAGCGGTGCGCCGGACCACCGACGACGTCAACGCGCGCACCCCCGGTCAGCTCGACTCACTGCGAGACCTCGCCGAGCGGTGGGACGAAGTGGAGCCCCTGGTCATCTCCTTCGAGGATCCGCTGTTCATCGGCGGCCGGCTGGAGGACGTCTACGAGTTCCTGTACGCCGCCGCCGAATGGCCGGAGCGGGTTCCGCACGTGGAGAAGCTGGAGATGACCGAGGACACCCCCGGCATCCAGTTCTTCGACATGCACACGCACACCCCCGACGGACGCGACCACACCACACGGTCCGTGCGTGTCTGCCTGCCGAGTCACAAGATCGTCTACAAGCAGATCAGTCTTCCGGCTCTGCTCGACGGCCACACCGGGCACTGGGTGTTCACGGAGACCCCGGAGGGCGTCATCGCCTACGCCCGGCACACCGCGACGATCAAACCGTCCGCGCTGCCGCTCCTTGGGGAGGGCACCACGGTCGCCGACGCCCGGAAGTACCTGCGCCGTGTCCTGAGCACCAACAGTCTGCAAACCCTGCGGTACGCCCAGCAGTTCGCCGAGGAGCGAGTCCATGCCGCCCACGCCTGA
- a CDS encoding antibiotic biosynthesis monooxygenase family protein, whose translation MITVINRLTVHGDVDAFQEILGGITEHMSSQPGFLDHCLYRSVNHPEVFVETARWADAESHRRAMKADAFRNRVRGLGDLATPEPDVFEILEEDTPPLG comes from the coding sequence GTGATCACAGTGATCAACCGCCTCACGGTCCACGGCGACGTCGACGCCTTCCAGGAGATCCTCGGGGGCATCACCGAGCACATGAGCAGCCAGCCCGGGTTTCTCGACCACTGCCTCTACCGTTCGGTCAACCACCCCGAGGTCTTCGTCGAGACCGCCCGCTGGGCGGACGCCGAGTCCCACCGGCGGGCCATGAAGGCCGACGCGTTCCGCAACCGGGTCCGCGGTCTGGGGGACCTTGCCACACCTGAGCCCGACGTCTTCGAGATCCTGGAGGAGGACACGCCCCCGCTCGGCTGA
- a CDS encoding SDR family oxidoreductase → MDLGIAGRTALITGASSGIGTATARAFAAEGARVVLTYRTGEKRARELADELGAGRDLACAVPYDLGDPSSVDAAVRAAENRWGGVDILVANAVRRGPRQPPGTRVEDVPPQQWQQLLRDNLEQTLRTVQLVLPGMRARTWGRVALLSSHRTRDGAPGQEFYAAGKAALHGFARSLAWDAGPDGVFVNLVSPGLTRTAGVLADLPGEVRERELRRTPSGRLSTPEDVAAAIAFLCAEANGNINGAVIDVSGGR, encoded by the coding sequence ATGGATCTGGGCATCGCCGGAAGGACCGCGCTGATCACAGGCGCCTCATCGGGCATCGGGACGGCCACCGCCCGCGCGTTCGCCGCCGAGGGCGCCAGGGTGGTCCTCACCTATCGCACCGGGGAGAAACGTGCCCGCGAACTCGCGGACGAACTGGGGGCGGGCCGCGATCTGGCCTGCGCCGTCCCGTACGACCTGGGCGACCCCTCGTCCGTCGACGCCGCCGTCCGGGCCGCCGAGAACCGCTGGGGAGGTGTGGACATCCTCGTCGCCAACGCGGTGCGGCGCGGACCCCGGCAACCGCCCGGCACACGCGTCGAGGACGTCCCACCGCAGCAGTGGCAGCAACTGCTCCGGGACAACCTGGAACAGACCCTGCGCACGGTACAGCTGGTCCTGCCCGGCATGCGCGCCCGCACCTGGGGCCGGGTGGCGCTGCTGTCCTCGCACCGCACCCGGGACGGGGCACCCGGGCAGGAGTTCTACGCCGCGGGCAAGGCCGCACTGCACGGCTTCGCGCGCAGCCTGGCCTGGGACGCGGGGCCCGACGGAGTGTTCGTCAACCTCGTCAGCCCGGGCCTGACCCGCACCGCGGGAGTGCTGGCCGACCTGCCGGGGGAGGTGCGCGAGCGGGAGCTGCGGCGCACCCCCAGCGGGCGGCTGAGCACACCCGAGGACGTGGCGGCGGCGATCGCGTTCCTCTGCGCGGAGGCGAACGGCAACATCAACGGCGCCGTGATCGACGTCTCGGGCGGCCGGTGA
- a CDS encoding nucleotide disphospho-sugar-binding domain-containing protein — MVPLAWAARAAGHEVRVGGAPSLVDAITASGLPAVRVGAEVDLTGTSRSRSLSGWHDHDRWPAGWPVDPGLLDSRRKELLEALGQRQFAIAAGMLDDLVQFGGAWRPDVVVHDAVSYAGPVAGSVLGVPNVSHLWGSPGLQRLEMKGLGPEPQDGFVALFDRYRAAVRTWPDAWVDPCPPSMGFGSGPDVHPMQYVPYNGPGRTPVRLLDPPSRPRVCVTWGATTAKLLGADMTGLLRQAVEAVAALPVEVVLATTADQRELLGDLPPSVRTEISVPLHMLLPGCAAVVHHGGAGTTLTAARQGVPQLTITRRPEPTLNGERQAFTGAGINLTYGEVSRAERPVETVREQVTRLLDDRSYRDAAERLSAEILAQPAPADVVGVIEKLA, encoded by the coding sequence ATGGTTCCGCTCGCCTGGGCGGCGCGCGCGGCGGGCCACGAGGTGCGCGTCGGCGGCGCGCCTTCGCTCGTGGACGCCATCACCGCCTCCGGGCTGCCGGCGGTGCGGGTCGGCGCCGAAGTCGATCTCACCGGCACATCCCGCAGCAGGAGCCTTTCCGGCTGGCACGACCACGACCGGTGGCCTGCCGGCTGGCCGGTGGACCCCGGTCTCCTGGACAGCCGGCGCAAGGAACTCCTGGAGGCCCTGGGGCAGCGGCAGTTCGCGATAGCCGCCGGGATGCTCGATGACCTCGTGCAGTTCGGCGGGGCCTGGCGGCCCGATGTCGTCGTGCACGATGCCGTCTCCTACGCGGGTCCGGTGGCCGGCTCGGTCCTCGGCGTTCCCAACGTGAGCCATCTGTGGGGCAGCCCGGGGCTGCAGCGCCTGGAGATGAAGGGGCTGGGTCCGGAGCCCCAGGACGGTTTCGTCGCGCTCTTCGACCGGTACCGCGCGGCGGTGCGGACCTGGCCCGACGCATGGGTCGACCCGTGCCCTCCCAGCATGGGATTCGGCTCCGGGCCGGATGTGCACCCGATGCAGTACGTGCCCTACAACGGCCCGGGCCGGACCCCCGTACGGCTCCTCGACCCGCCGTCCCGGCCGCGGGTCTGTGTCACCTGGGGCGCGACCACGGCCAAGCTGCTCGGCGCCGACATGACGGGACTGCTGCGCCAAGCCGTGGAGGCCGTCGCCGCGCTGCCCGTGGAGGTCGTCCTGGCCACCACCGCCGACCAGCGCGAACTGCTGGGCGACCTGCCGCCGTCCGTCCGTACCGAGATCTCCGTGCCGCTGCACATGCTGCTGCCGGGCTGCGCAGCGGTGGTCCACCACGGCGGCGCGGGAACCACTCTCACCGCCGCCCGTCAGGGCGTCCCCCAGCTGACGATCACCCGCAGGCCCGAGCCGACGCTCAACGGCGAGCGGCAGGCCTTCACCGGTGCGGGCATCAATCTGACGTACGGCGAGGTGAGCCGGGCCGAGCGGCCGGTCGAGACCGTACGGGAACAGGTGACGCGGTTACTGGACGACCGCTCCTACCGGGACGCGGCCGAGCGGCTCTCGGCGGAGATCCTCGCCCAGCCCGCCCCGGCCGACGTGGTCGGCGTCATCGAAAAACTGGCCTGA
- a CDS encoding AMP-binding protein has protein sequence MPPTPDIPPDTGTPTSRRASAEPARSAPPGLPTVPFDLARVPEVPLDGLLRRAAAAAPDRVAVRTPSGTTTYAELDDRADDCAQALSRAAGGSGTVVGLVASLDPSFAVVYYGAVRAGHVVVLVNPHLRGDALTHVLSVAGTTVVVAPPGVAERVAQVRGKLPHLRHVLSPDALVQGTAGPGGRGRDAPGPAPHLDSVACVQFTSGTTGEPKAVQLTHRNLVVNAAQIAAVHGLDGDAVALNNLPLYHPMHLNAAVYAGATQVLSPSADPAEAIEAANRHRATHYYSLPVRLAHLAADPRLPGLRLETVRAVFSGGSALLPAQARTLGAHFGIPVVQGYGLAETSPLTHGEPPARPRPGSVGPVVPGTDCRVVDLDRRTPLPAGRDGEIQVRGPQLMRGYLGAVGPAVGADGWFSTGDIGHQDQDGYLYLVDRIKDVFKCENWLVSPTEIEQVLITHPAVRDCAVVDHPEPFSGAVAHAFVVLDEDAGPSDPAELTAHVNHQVPYYQQIKFLDVVERVPRSPNGKILRRELRARAAHTDRADRAHPGAADRPHSDLIGENP, from the coding sequence ATGCCGCCCACGCCTGACATCCCGCCCGACACCGGCACACCGACCTCCCGGCGAGCTTCCGCCGAACCGGCCCGCTCGGCCCCCCCGGGGCTTCCGACTGTGCCGTTCGACCTCGCGCGGGTGCCGGAGGTGCCACTGGACGGTCTCCTGCGCCGGGCCGCCGCGGCGGCACCCGACCGGGTCGCCGTGCGCACACCGAGTGGGACGACGACGTACGCGGAACTGGATGACCGAGCCGACGACTGTGCCCAGGCCCTGAGCCGGGCGGCCGGCGGGAGCGGAACCGTCGTGGGGCTGGTGGCCTCCCTCGACCCGTCGTTCGCGGTCGTCTACTACGGCGCCGTGCGCGCGGGCCACGTCGTCGTGCTCGTCAATCCGCACCTGCGGGGCGACGCCCTCACCCACGTCCTTTCCGTCGCCGGGACGACCGTGGTGGTCGCCCCGCCCGGGGTGGCCGAGCGGGTCGCCCAGGTGCGTGGGAAGCTCCCGCACCTGCGTCACGTCCTCTCCCCGGACGCTCTCGTCCAGGGCACCGCGGGGCCCGGCGGAAGGGGCCGTGATGCCCCGGGGCCCGCTCCGCACCTGGACTCGGTGGCGTGCGTCCAGTTCACCAGCGGGACCACGGGGGAACCGAAGGCCGTTCAGCTGACACACCGCAACCTCGTGGTCAACGCCGCACAGATCGCCGCCGTCCACGGCTTGGACGGCGACGCGGTGGCCCTCAACAACCTGCCGCTCTACCACCCGATGCACCTCAACGCCGCGGTGTACGCGGGAGCGACCCAGGTGCTGAGCCCGTCAGCCGACCCGGCGGAGGCGATCGAGGCTGCGAATCGTCACCGCGCGACGCACTACTACAGCCTTCCCGTACGGCTGGCGCACCTGGCGGCTGACCCCAGGCTGCCGGGCCTCCGGCTGGAGACGGTCCGCGCGGTCTTCTCCGGTGGTTCGGCGCTGCTGCCCGCCCAGGCCCGTACCCTCGGGGCGCACTTCGGTATTCCGGTCGTGCAGGGGTACGGACTGGCCGAAACCTCCCCGCTCACGCACGGCGAGCCGCCGGCACGGCCCCGGCCCGGCTCCGTGGGCCCGGTGGTGCCCGGCACCGACTGCCGGGTGGTGGACTTGGACAGGCGCACCCCGCTTCCGGCCGGGCGGGACGGCGAGATCCAGGTCCGCGGACCGCAGCTCATGCGCGGCTACCTCGGCGCCGTCGGCCCCGCGGTCGGCGCCGACGGCTGGTTCTCCACCGGTGACATAGGCCATCAGGACCAGGACGGCTACCTGTACCTGGTGGACCGGATCAAGGATGTCTTCAAGTGCGAGAACTGGCTGGTGTCACCCACGGAGATCGAGCAGGTCCTCATCACCCACCCGGCCGTACGGGACTGCGCGGTGGTCGACCACCCGGAGCCGTTCAGCGGCGCGGTGGCCCATGCCTTCGTCGTGCTGGATGAGGACGCCGGACCGTCCGATCCGGCGGAGCTCACCGCCCACGTGAACCATCAGGTCCCCTACTACCAGCAGATCAAGTTCCTCGACGTGGTGGAACGCGTCCCCCGTTCCCCGAACGGGAAGATCCTCCGCCGCGAGCTGCGCGCACGTGCCGCGCACACCGACCGGGCCGACCGCGCGCACCCCGGCGCGGCCGACCGTCCTCACTCCGACCTCATAGGAGAGAACCCGTGA
- a CDS encoding FAD-dependent oxidoreductase codes for MTTADNAGGAPPNPPQVLVTGAGPVGLTAAVELARRGLRVRLIDAAHGPAVTSRAMATHARSLETYDHQGLVEDMLPRGRRIQRFTMHANGRRLARLGPDYSRVPTRYPMTLMIDQAATEDVLRQAAAKLGVKVEWGVRLGSFTQDAEAVHVVLHTADGEERLTVERLVGCDGGHSTVRKLLGLPLLGDSSETWLIADAELEAGLPQNSIHWIKVGKGTVMAIPFPEKDKWRLLDTADASYSGDPDEVADRFARKLRAGLGRPVRVSTPSWVSVFTIQQRMIARMREGRVMLAGDAAHVHSPASGQGLNTGVQDAYNLAWKLALVVRGHAPDTLLDSYSDERVPIGRALLGSTRKATWLVQLKNSAAGIALPVVFALVRRCGPLRGRIERGIIGTMSALALDYTDSPLTVPDTRPRTAAGPRSGTRIAQVTARDALGTGWSALLAELRDTRCTLLVAGGGAISARAAEQAHEAHADWLSVRVFADTLETSGTDETSGPRPMPDPDGGVRRHLGCAPDGWLLVRPDGYLCARGSALTSQELTPALDAVRGLRPARPGV; via the coding sequence ATGACGACAGCCGACAACGCCGGCGGGGCGCCGCCGAACCCTCCCCAGGTCCTGGTGACGGGTGCCGGCCCGGTGGGACTGACCGCAGCGGTCGAACTCGCCCGGCGCGGTCTGCGCGTACGCCTGATCGACGCCGCCCACGGGCCCGCTGTCACCAGCCGCGCAATGGCCACCCACGCACGTTCCCTGGAGACGTACGACCACCAGGGGCTCGTCGAGGACATGTTGCCCCGAGGACGGCGCATCCAGCGCTTCACCATGCACGCGAACGGCCGCCGGCTGGCCCGTCTGGGCCCCGACTACTCCCGGGTCCCCACCCGCTACCCGATGACGCTGATGATCGACCAGGCCGCTACCGAGGACGTCCTGCGGCAGGCCGCCGCAAAACTCGGCGTGAAGGTCGAATGGGGGGTCCGCCTCGGCAGCTTCACCCAGGACGCCGAGGCCGTGCACGTCGTCCTGCACACGGCGGACGGTGAGGAACGCCTCACCGTGGAGCGGCTGGTGGGCTGCGACGGCGGACACAGCACGGTCCGCAAACTCCTCGGGCTGCCACTCCTGGGGGACTCCAGCGAGACCTGGCTGATCGCCGACGCCGAACTCGAGGCGGGCCTGCCGCAGAACAGCATCCACTGGATCAAGGTCGGCAAGGGGACGGTGATGGCCATTCCTTTTCCCGAGAAGGACAAATGGCGGTTGCTGGACACCGCCGACGCCTCCTACAGCGGAGACCCGGACGAGGTGGCCGACCGCTTCGCCCGCAAACTGCGAGCCGGACTCGGCCGCCCCGTTCGGGTGTCCACCCCGAGCTGGGTGTCGGTCTTCACCATCCAGCAGCGCATGATCGCCCGCATGCGGGAGGGCCGGGTCATGCTGGCGGGCGACGCCGCGCACGTGCACAGCCCCGCCTCCGGCCAGGGCCTCAACACCGGTGTCCAGGACGCCTACAACCTTGCCTGGAAGCTTGCGCTCGTCGTACGGGGCCACGCACCGGACACACTGCTCGACTCCTACTCGGACGAGCGTGTTCCGATCGGCCGGGCCCTCCTCGGCTCCACCAGGAAGGCCACCTGGCTCGTCCAGTTGAAGAACTCCGCGGCAGGCATCGCGCTCCCCGTGGTCTTCGCGCTCGTCCGCCGGTGCGGTCCGCTGCGCGGCCGGATCGAGCGCGGGATCATCGGCACCATGTCGGCGCTGGCGCTGGACTACACGGACAGCCCGCTGACCGTCCCCGACACCCGCCCCCGCACCGCCGCCGGGCCGCGATCCGGGACCCGGATCGCCCAGGTCACCGCGCGGGACGCCCTCGGGACGGGCTGGAGCGCCCTGCTGGCCGAGCTGCGAGACACCCGGTGCACCCTGCTCGTGGCAGGCGGGGGAGCCATCTCCGCCCGTGCCGCCGAACAGGCGCACGAGGCGCACGCGGACTGGCTTTCGGTACGTGTGTTCGCCGACACGCTCGAGACCTCCGGCACGGACGAGACCTCGGGCCCCCGCCCGATGCCCGACCCGGACGGAGGAGTCCGCAGACACCTGGGCTGTGCCCCCGACGGCTGGCTGCTGGTCAGGCCGGACGGCTACCTCTGCGCGCGCGGCTCCGCCCTGACCTCCCAGGAGCTGACGCCCGCCCTGGACGCCGTGCGCGGGCTGCGGCCCGCCCGACCGGGGGTGTGA